The nucleotide window GAAAAACAAGCCCGTGCGCATGCGCAACCATCACTCGCTGCCCCCTCCTTCCGCCTTGTGCAAAGGAGGAGAGGGCCAGATGACAAGTTTGCTCAAACAGCTGAAAGATGGTATAAAGAGACTGGCCTTACACGAAATATATTcatttgtcgttgtttttttaaacatagactAAATTATACAAATCCTAGTTCCTTTACCAACTCAAGCATGATCCCCACCTTAGATATAAACACCATGTGTTGATCAGCTTCCAACAATTTGTGGGCATATGTTTTGGCTgcactgtgtatgtgtgtgtgtgtgcacaatcATGCATCATTTGTCACACTCGTGCTCCTCAACACTCCCCAATCACGCAGGGCTTGTAACATCTTGCTCCAATAAATTAGTAGAAATGGTGGAGgtgttgggaaaaaaattgatcatgagcatttgaataaaataataTGACATCTTCAAGTCCGCATGATGTTGTTTTtgcatgaaaatgtaaaaaggaTCCATTCACAAATGGGGGCAGGGATCCCATTGTGTTTGAACAGAAAAACAACTCCAACAAGCTCAAAATGCCATCTGCAGGCCACTGAGGTTACTGCACTATGATGCGACGCCACCTGTTGAGCAGCACTGCGGCTTTCCATATCGCAGTAGGCctactgcaaaaacaaaaacaaaaacattacagtAAGGCCAAGTTGAATGCGTTTGTAGGGTAGACAACTGACAAGTGGTTGAACAATATGGCCTCAGGCTCTAACCAATGGTATCCGGGGGTTTGATTCTCACAACTTGGTGCTTGAGCAATGCTGATGCAGCTGATGCATGCTGATAAGGATGGATTAAaagcacaagttttttttttttttttttggcaatcaaAGATGGTTGAATAGAATtttataattataaaaatatttgaataaaaaaaggtACTCACACCGTAGGCCAGGGTTtagtagtttagtttagtttttatccACAATGACTACAGTAAAGGCatcaaaatgcaaaacaaactgCTTATCTCATGTGTAAACAGGGACAGATTTAATAgcatttacaatatatatacatacaaaatgaaacatccatagcttaaaaattttcttagtgtgtcttttttttgttaagaaatgAATGATGCTGCCAAGTGCAACAATAATAGCttgaacagtgtaaataaaatgtgctatacaaacaCCAAATGCCATTTGTTATTAATTTGGCTTCATCTGAAGAGGCAGGGAGAGGAAGAGTGTttgtactgctttttttttttttttttttttttcatgctgcgGTGATATTCACATTGACATTAAGCCTACGCCTTTTCATAAGAGCGGACGAGTTCTGTGTACACATATTGCCATAAGCATATCACAAGTTTGATGTGTTCTATCCAGAGGCTGAACTACCTTGCGTTTAATTATGAACATTTTTATGACAAGTTTTATTCAAGTTATGCCATGGTGCTGTAATTTtgatcagtttttatttattttaattttatatatatatattttcatttttaacaacagtttaagaaaaaggaaaaaaaaacacctgttttGTTCCATTAGTGCCAAACGACCTCATATAAATTCTTTACAAGACTGCTTTATTAAAGTCTCAATTATTAAACATTCTACTAACTACACCAAAGATTCTCTACCACCCAAAGTCCAAAAGTTGTAGTACTACACAGTGCACTTTTCTATCTTAACTCGAAAAGGATCAATGCTTCTATCTAGCGGTCATAAGGTGTCATTACATGTACAAGGACGTAACGGGGTTGCTCAACTTACGACCGAGTTCCCGTCCTATGGTGACAACTGACAAATCAAGTCAGAATATACACTAACGCAGTGTAAATTCATATTATAATAAACATGGCAAAACAATAGCAATCTTTAATTATATAACAATGATATGAACATCAGCAAGTAGGGCGGTAAAGAAGCTCTTATTTTGTTAACTGAACCCGGATGTTGTTGGTGCCAAAGTACATCATTTGCAGACAGATGAGGAATTTATTGATGTACTTTTTGATAAGTTTTCACCCGCGCCGCTTCGCAGCACATTACCATGAATATAATAATCTTTTTGGCGTGCCTATTTCAAATGTTTGCTGAAGGTTTGTGTCATAACGGAACAAGCCCAAACATCGTCATGGTGATGACTGATGCATTTGTGAGTAGACGTTAACacgttttatgtattttatatgacGTGCATTCCAGCATGAAAACAAtcatgctaagtttttttttttttttttttttgacacttgcATTGGACATACTGAATCGTGTTAGTTGTGTAGAATGCGGTAGTGTTGTAAAACTGCACAGAGCTCTTTCTGTCCCATTTAATTGTACATGTTTACTGTTTGAAACATCTCTGTGCAATGCAGGGCTGTATTAGAATACTtcaaactacaaaaataaacatgttaaatatcaaaaCCTCTTTCAAATCAATACAGAAGAgttactgtctttttttttaaacacttcttGTAGTGGATGTTGTACTTGTTCTTCTTTGTGCAGGATGGGCGCTTGACATTTGATCCTGGAAGTAAAGTCGTGCAGCTTCCATATATAAACTACCTCAGAGAGCTGGGGAGCACCTTCATTAATGCATATACAAACTCTCCAATATGCTGCCCCTCCCGTGCAGGCAAGTCATCACCATCCTAATTGATGTCAATCATCATCCAATTGTGACTTTCtacatttaaatgaaataatattGTTGAAACATCATGTATTTTGCATTTGTAGCGATGTGGAGTGGCCAGTTTGTTCACCTCAACCAGGCTTGGAACAATTACAAGTGCCTTGATACTAATGCGACCACATGGATGGATCTGCTGGAGAAGAGCGGCTACCTTACAAAGATGCTTGGCAAGCTGGACTACACCTCAGGGGGGCATTCTCTCAGGTACCTGTCAGGGGTGGGTGGGATTACACTGCATGTGAATTGGCATTACTCATTTGAAAGCACACTGgaattaaaaaatgtgttgattACTTTTAAGGCGATAACTtgtagtttggatttgaaatgtCTTTTATGACACAAGTCCTCAGACATTTCTTACACACCTCATACATCTTTGTTTGCATTTAGTGGTGCTCATATTATTACAGTAATCGTGTTGAGGCCTGGACACGGGATGTTCACTTCCTGCTGCGCCAAGAAGGCCGGCCTGTCGCTCAGCTGGTTGGAAACATGTCAACAGTGAGAGTCAATACTGTGGACTGGAAAAACACAGATTTTGCCGCAGAATGGATCCATCAGAAGGCTGCGTACTCGCACCAGCCTTTCGCCCTTTACCTTGGCCTCAACCTACCTCACACGTACAAGACTGATTCCCTGGGGCCCAATGCCGGAGGATCCACCTAtcgctcgtctccttactggctGAAAAAGGCATGATTCAACTTTTTCTCTGCAGTAATGAACTGCTTACCTATACCTAAATTGCTCAATTACGGTATGTACACAGGTTAATTCTGAGCTCGTCTCTGTTCCCACGTGGCTACCCTTGACTTCCATGCACCCTGTTGACTACTACTCCACCTTTACCAAAAACTGCAGTGGGAATTTCacaaaagaggaagtcaagagAATCCGGGCTTTCTACTATGCCATGTGTGCTGAAGCAGATGCAATGTTGGGTTGGTTGACagcaaaaaatattacattttatgaGGGAGTACGTCACTTTTCAgcagctgaaaaatatttggatAATGCCTCTAAAAATACTTCGAAAGTAATTCAAGTCTCTTTGAGGCAACAAAATGGAAGAGAAGGCAGTAAGACCCGCAAACAACAGTGAAAGTGACTTTTAAGAGGAAACTCAGAATTTTAGGATGTCCTGAACTTCATAAAATAATGTTCTTATCCAAATAGTACTTATTATGGTTTTATTTACAAACATGTCACCTTATCCAGCCAATGAAAATTGACACATCCTATCGAAAATGACCCAGGAGTagtaaatgctttatttttgcaaaaggtCTTCATTTAAAACCGAAAGTCTACACTT belongs to Festucalex cinctus isolate MCC-2025b chromosome 5, RoL_Fcin_1.0, whole genome shotgun sequence and includes:
- the arsk gene encoding arylsulfatase K → MNIIIFLACLFQMFAEGLCHNGTSPNIVMVMTDAFDGRLTFDPGSKVVQLPYINYLRELGSTFINAYTNSPICCPSRAAMWSGQFVHLNQAWNNYKCLDTNATTWMDLLEKSGYLTKMLGKLDYTSGGHSLSNRVEAWTRDVHFLLRQEGRPVAQLVGNMSTVRVNTVDWKNTDFAAEWIHQKAAYSHQPFALYLGLNLPHTYKTDSLGPNAGGSTYRSSPYWLKKVNSELVSVPTWLPLTSMHPVDYYSTFTKNCSGNFTKEEVKRIRAFYYAMCAEADAMLGRVISALRDTGLLNNTVVIFTADHGELAMEHRQFYKMSMFEGSSHVPLLIMGPGLTSGLQVNQLVSLVDLYPTLMDIAEISGIGNLSGHSLLPLLSKYKMFPKREYPDWVMSEYHGCNVNASTYMLRSGKWKYIAYADGLSVPPQLFDLTRDKEELNNVAFKFPDVLAQLDKLLRSIVDYPNVSATVHVYNKKEFAAWRQSVRSNYSQVIANLRWHIDWQKDVVTNERLIDRWLDNSL